The DNA segment AGGGGATGCGGCTCAGGCTGTTAGTGCCCTCCTCGTGCAGCACCCACGCGGCCTTTGTTGTGCCGCGCCGGTACGTGCGCCATTTGCCAGGGAGCAGGACGCGGATCTGCTCGACGCTTTTGGCGCCGAACTCACCCTCCTCCTCCTCGACTACCTCCCGGTAGCGGACCATGGTCAGGACGCCGCCCTTGGAGCGCCAGCCGAGGACCTGCGAGGGCCTCACCAGAACTGCATAGGGGCGAACCCCTGCAGCCTGCTCGTCGGCCTGAGTCTTCAGGTCGCCGGCCGGCGGGTGATCAACGAATGCGTGGCAGAGGCCTAGCCCCAAGCCATCACGGAAGAACTCGACAGCCCAGGAGTTGAGATCGTTACCGGCGCGGTCGATGTCCGTGGCCATCTCAGCAATCTGCTCGGGCACATCGTCGCCCAGCTGCAGTGGCTCGGCGAACACCCGCGAGGTCATATTGCCGACCGTCTCGGAATACGCCGGCAGCAGGGTCGAGAGGCGCAAGCGCTCCCGGTAACCTTCGTCCGACTCTGCCGGGTACTGCGGCAGCAGCCTCTTGCCCGCCGCGCGCATCGCCATCGTACCGCCCATGAGTGGCGTGATCACGGCCCAGTACCCGCGCATCTCGTCGACGGCGGGAAGCGTGATGCTTGGGTTATCGCTCATGGTCACATTCTCAAGGATTGGGTCACGATCACTGGTTTGACGATCGGATAGTCATGGTGGATGAAGTAGCCGCCAGCGTCGTTGGCATGGTCATTACCCTGGCTCTTGTCCGGCTCACCTGTTGGCGCCCAGATCTGCTGCTCGAGGCAGTCGGCGTAGGTTGGGCAGAGGTCGGTGTTGACCCGATAGCGTCGCTCGCCCGCCGAGTTGCAGAACATGGCGTTCATGGCGTTGATCCGGTCTTTCACCGGCGGGTTTGCCTCTGGGGCCATCACGGTGAACCCGGCCTGGCGAAGCAGCTCAAGGTCAGTGGTGCTCGCATTGACCGATTTCCGGCCTTTGCCCGAGGCATCAGGGAAAACCAGAATCTCGCGCGTCTTGCGGTAATTGCCCTCGGCGTACAGCCAGTAGCGCTCCTTGATCTGGCGGATCATGTCGGGCGTGTCGTAGCCGTTCATGATCTCGCCCACCGCATGGGGCATGCCCAGGCGCTTGACGTGGACGATGGCCGACATCTTGCCGACGTTGAAGTCCATGCCCACGAAGATAGGCTCGCCGTGCTGCACAGACTCGTGGCTGCCGTTCAGCTTGCGGTTGTAGGCAGTGTAGATCGACCCGGAGTTCAAGTTGACGAACTGGCCGTTCAGGTAGGCCAGGATCAGCTGCTCCGGGTAGGAGTCCATCAGGGATGGGATGTAGTCCGGCGGCAGATTCAGCTCGTTGTCGAACGTGCTGGCCTGCACCAGGCCGTACATGCCCTGCATCGCTGGCTTCTCGCGCAACTGCTTCACGAACTGCTGGAAGACGAACTTGAACCCCTCGGGGGTCGTTGTGACGTCTACGCCGTTCTTGAGCCCGTCCACGTTGTAACGCATACGGGCGATGATCTTGCGCCAGGCGTGCTCAGCCTTGAGCTTGGGCAGGACGTCGAGCTCATCGACCAGGGCATGACCGATCTTGAAGCCAACGATGGTCTGCGGCTTCTCCATCGAGCGGCAGATGGTCGTGCTGCGGTACTGGCCGCCGCTGTAGAACTCGACCTCCTTGTCGCTCTCCTTCGTCTTGACCTTGAGGCCCCAGTCGAAGGCGACCTCCTCGATGGTCGGGAAGAAGATATCGCGGATCTGCGGGTACGTCGGGGCGAAGTAGCCGGAGTTGATCCTGGGCCATTCCCAAACGTGCTTGCAGATGCCAGCGCAGCCTACCCAGGTCTTGCCCGAGCCGAAGCCGGCCACGAAGCCGCGAAACTTGTGCGGCATGTTGATGAAGGTGGCCTGCGGGCAATTAAGCGTCGGCATCGCGCTTCCTCGCATCCATCACGGTTACCTGCACGGAAGTAGGTACCGCGTTCTCCTGCGGCACATCCGCCTTGGTCTGCCGGTTCACGTACACGTCACCGACTTCCTTGGCCGCCTGCTCCAGTAGCTGGGCAGTCAGCGCCATGTTCTTCATGCTCTCGGCCTTCTCGGCCATCCTGCCCAGCGCACGGAGGCGGTAGGCGCGGTGCGCGATCGGAATATCTGCCGTCTCGGCCGTGAACCGCTCCCGGCATGCATGAAACATTTCCACCCATCGCTTGGCCAGGCCACGCCCGGCGTACTTAGTTGGGTCATGCCCTTCGCACACCTGGCGACTGACATCTACCCCAAATTCTTTCTTGACGGCCTCCACCACCTGGCTGGGTGTATCGAAGCAGGCCAAAGCCTGAACAATGAAGGCTTTGACCTCGCTTCGTAGTGCTGCCATGTGAATATCATCCGTCAGGACCTGTCAGGATTCAGGCCGACTTGAGCAGGCAGGTTCCGCAGGCCCTCGAAATGTTGATCTTGGCCACCTCGGGCGGCCGGCTTGCAGCGTCGATCAGCTGCTGTACACCTTCGTTGGCACCGTAGCGCCTGACCACACCGACGAACTCCTCAACGTCGTGGCCACGCAGGTAGAGCTTGGGCATGCCGTCCTGGGTGAACTTGGGAGCGCCGTACTCATCGGTCGCCTGGGCGATGTGGTACAGCTCATGCTCGACCAAGGCGCAGAACTCGGCATCGGTGCACTGGGCACAGTAGTCAGCGGCCAGCGTGATGAGGTAGGTGGGCTCCTCGCCGAACCACTCTCGCATCTGCTGCTCTTGCCGAGCCTTCTGCCATCCACCGGCGCGGAACATCAGCTGCTCGGCCTGGCCAAGCACTACCCGCCCCTGCTTGGCGAACCCCGTCGATGCCCAAAGCACACCGATGTTAGCGTCGATCAGGTGAGCATGCTCGGGGTTATGGATGCTGCCTGTAGGAGCCAGGATCTCGCTCTGTACCCAGTCCCATACACCGGTTGCCGGGCGCAGGGTAAGCCAGAGCGATTCGAGAAGGTCAGCAGGAGGCATCGGTCTGCTCATAGCTCACCTGGACCTTGAAAGAATGGCGAGTAGCCATTATTAAACTCCCAGTCCAACACGGAGTGTCGACATGGTTAGCTACCCAATCTATGTGAAGCGCAACACTTATCGCGGGCGCGATGCCAGGAAGCAGGCCAAAGCAAGCTCAGAAAACCGGGACGCTTCGATTCTCGAAGATACTGTTAACCGGCTGCTGAAGCAGCAGACGCAGCCGATTAAAACGTACCTGTGGTCTGAGATCAGCAGAGAGTCTGGACTCGACTTCGAGATTGTAAAGAGGCTCGGGTACAGCATTGATTGCGGATCAAACGGGTTCACCGCCACAAGGCCGGGTCTCTCCCAGGATGAATTCGACCGAGCCATGCGCGGTGAAGAGGTTTAACTCCGAACCCCGAAAACGTAACTACTCCGCGCCACGAAACGGCGCACCTCTGTTTTGTGGTGCGGGTCACGCAACCTTGAATACGTGCCCACGCCGCGCCCAGGCATACAGGACGATCCCCGCATGCACCATCACGCCGAACGGGCTTACCAGCTGGCTTTGCATGGCGCCAAGGAACGAGCCAAAGGCGCCGATTGCTACCAGGTAGAACGCGACGGACAGCATGGGCTGATCTATCGGGCGCACCCGGCGTAGGTAGTCACAGGCGGCGATCACCACCAGGACGCACAGGAAGGCGTCCGCGGCTGCCATCGCCGACACGATGGTCGTGTTCATCAGGTAGCTCCTTTGGCTCCGAACTGTCCTACCAGTGACTTCAACACTGGGATGATGTTCATTGCCAGAAGGCCTATCAGGAAGGCCACGCCGTATTGGGTTTCACTCCCGGTCTCGAGTTTGAAGAAGCTGATTGCGAGTGGAGTGCAGAAAACTGCTGAGGTGAAGCCAGTGAAGAAGGCCGCTACGGCCTGGCCACGGGTGAGGCCTCGCAGGAACGTCAGAGAGAGGATCGCCCCGGCGAAGCCACCAATGATCACGCCGTACTTCACCAGCAGGACGCCGGCGGTCGTGCTTGCTGGTTCGGGCATAGGTTGGTCCTGGTCATGCAGGCCCGATTGAGGGCCTCTTACGGGCAATAAAAAACCCGGCACTGAGGCCGGGCTTATTTTGGTCACTCCTAAACGCGCAGGAATGACAGGATGGGTGCATATTGGCTCATTGGCTCACTCGGCGTCAAGCGACATTTGCCACCAAAAGGCCTTCATGGTCGAGGATGTGCTGCGCCTCGGTCAAAGCCTCGTTCACAGCGCTCTCCAGCGCCTTACGGATATCCCGCCTCCAGCGCTCTTGAGTCTTGATCGGATGAGGCTCGTTGCTCCAGTTGTCCATCTCGTACCAGGCCGCGGGCAGAACGCTTGTGCTGCGTTTCCCATCCACTCCCGGCAGCTTAGGCATTGCCCAGGTTAGGATTGCGCAGTGGCGGAAACGCTCCGGCGCCGGAGAACGATGCGTGCGGGTGATCTCCTCTATCGCTGCGTGCTTGCGGTCGACGTGGGTCGAGTACTTCGCCACCAGATGCCGCCAGTGCTC comes from the Pseudomonas urmiensis genome and includes:
- a CDS encoding DUF2280 domain-containing protein translates to MAALRSEVKAFIVQALACFDTPSQVVEAVKKEFGVDVSRQVCEGHDPTKYAGRGLAKRWVEMFHACRERFTAETADIPIAHRAYRLRALGRMAEKAESMKNMALTAQLLEQAAKEVGDVYVNRQTKADVPQENAVPTSVQVTVMDARKRDADA
- a CDS encoding putative metallopeptidase, with protein sequence MPPADLLESLWLTLRPATGVWDWVQSEILAPTGSIHNPEHAHLIDANIGVLWASTGFAKQGRVVLGQAEQLMFRAGGWQKARQEQQMREWFGEEPTYLITLAADYCAQCTDAEFCALVEHELYHIAQATDEYGAPKFTQDGMPKLYLRGHDVEEFVGVVRRYGANEGVQQLIDAASRPPEVAKINISRACGTCLLKSA
- a CDS encoding terminase large subunit domain-containing protein; the encoded protein is MPTLNCPQATFINMPHKFRGFVAGFGSGKTWVGCAGICKHVWEWPRINSGYFAPTYPQIRDIFFPTIEEVAFDWGLKVKTKESDKEVEFYSGGQYRSTTICRSMEKPQTIVGFKIGHALVDELDVLPKLKAEHAWRKIIARMRYNVDGLKNGVDVTTTPEGFKFVFQQFVKQLREKPAMQGMYGLVQASTFDNELNLPPDYIPSLMDSYPEQLILAYLNGQFVNLNSGSIYTAYNRKLNGSHESVQHGEPIFVGMDFNVGKMSAIVHVKRLGMPHAVGEIMNGYDTPDMIRQIKERYWLYAEGNYRKTREILVFPDASGKGRKSVNASTTDLELLRQAGFTVMAPEANPPVKDRINAMNAMFCNSAGERRYRVNTDLCPTYADCLEQQIWAPTGEPDKSQGNDHANDAGGYFIHHDYPIVKPVIVTQSLRM
- a CDS encoding peptidase M48, Ste24p codes for the protein MPEPASTTAGVLLVKYGVIIGGFAGAILSLTFLRGLTRGQAVAAFFTGFTSAVFCTPLAISFFKLETGSETQYGVAFLIGLLAMNIIPVLKSLVGQFGAKGAT